A section of the Neisseria dumasiana genome encodes:
- a CDS encoding calcium-binding protein → MSENTNTSTRSAGETVVVQGTSKDDVLYGSTGKTVIYGMAGNDTIHGQSGMDTMYGGQGNDSFYIKGAGDTVIEKAGEGTDTVYSSISYTTPRNVENLTLTGNARINGTGNNEDNVITGNDNYNRLNGGRGNDSIYGQAGEDTIDGGEGNDKLYGGADRDNIFGGAGDDVLDGGEGKDVMRGQAGDDTYYVDNVNDTVIEEAGQGTDDTIYSSVSYTAPRNVENITLVGDARINGTGNNDDNVITGNGNYNRLNGGRGNDIIYGQAGEDTIDGGEGNDFLYGGADRDNIFGGAGNDVLDGGEGKDVMRGQAGDDIYYVDNVNDTVIEAAGEGNDTIYSSVSYTASRNVENITLTGKDRINGTGNNDDNVIIGNDNYNRLNGGRGNDTIYGQAGEDTIDGGLGDDKLYGGADRDNIFGGAGNDVLDGGEGKDVMRGQAGDDVYYVDNANDTVIEEAGQGNDTIYSSVSYTASRNVENITLVGDARINGTGNNDDNVITGNDNYNRLNGGRGDDTIYGNAGEDTIDGGIGDDKLYGGADRDNIFGGIGNDYIDGGTGNDLMRGQAGDDTYFFTKGYGHDVIRDTEGNNIVKLGGVAFKDVDLKEENGNWVLTLKETGDTLTIEGQSQAGESVAYFYFSDVSYAAQGLWNDVNATDLLETNTSLDSALDSIVPAPTAVGSVGVTAEKAVYSNTNATVYNDDNTNTAAVI, encoded by the coding sequence ATGAGCGAAAACACCAACACTTCAACCCGTAGTGCCGGTGAAACTGTGGTTGTACAAGGTACTTCCAAAGACGATGTGCTGTACGGCAGCACCGGCAAAACCGTTATTTACGGTATGGCCGGTAACGACACCATTCACGGCCAGTCCGGCATGGACACCATGTACGGCGGTCAGGGCAACGACAGCTTCTACATCAAAGGTGCAGGCGACACCGTGATTGAAAAAGCCGGCGAAGGCACCGACACCGTTTACAGCAGCATCAGCTACACCACCCCGCGCAATGTCGAAAACCTTACCCTAACCGGCAATGCCCGCATCAACGGCACCGGCAACAACGAAGACAACGTGATTACCGGTAACGACAACTACAACCGTCTGAACGGCGGTCGCGGCAACGACAGCATCTACGGTCAGGCCGGTGAAGACACCATCGACGGCGGCGAAGGTAACGACAAACTTTACGGCGGTGCCGACCGCGACAACATCTTCGGCGGTGCGGGCGATGACGTGCTCGACGGCGGCGAAGGCAAAGACGTGATGCGCGGTCAAGCAGGCGACGATACATACTACGTTGACAACGTAAACGACACCGTAATCGAAGAAGCCGGCCAAGGTACTGACGACACCATTTACAGCAGCGTCAGCTATACCGCTCCGCGCAATGTCGAAAACATCACGTTGGTAGGCGATGCCCGCATCAACGGCACCGGCAACAACGACGACAACGTGATTACCGGTAACGGCAACTACAACCGTCTGAACGGCGGCCGCGGCAACGATATTATCTACGGCCAAGCAGGCGAAGACACCATCGACGGCGGTGAAGGTAACGACTTCCTCTACGGCGGTGCCGACCGCGACAACATCTTCGGCGGCGCGGGTAACGACGTGCTAGACGGCGGCGAAGGCAAAGACGTGATGCGCGGCCAAGCGGGCGACGATATCTACTACGTTGACAACGTAAACGACACCGTAATCGAAGCTGCCGGTGAAGGCAACGACACTATTTACAGCAGCGTAAGCTACACCGCTTCGCGCAATGTCGAAAACATTACCTTAACCGGTAAAGACCGCATCAACGGCACCGGCAACAACGACGACAACGTGATTATCGGTAACGACAACTACAACCGACTGAACGGCGGCCGCGGTAACGACACCATCTACGGCCAGGCCGGTGAAGACACCATCGACGGCGGTCTCGGCGACGACAAACTCTACGGTGGTGCCGACCGCGACAACATCTTCGGCGGCGCGGGTAACGACGTGCTAGACGGCGGCGAAGGCAAAGACGTGATGCGCGGCCAAGCAGGCGACGACGTGTACTATGTCGATAACGCAAACGACACCGTGATCGAAGAAGCCGGACAAGGCAACGATACCATTTACAGCAGCGTAAGCTACACTGCTTCGCGCAATGTTGAGAACATCACATTGGTAGGCGATGCCCGCATCAACGGCACCGGCAACAACGACGACAACGTGATTACCGGTAACGACAACTACAACCGCTTGAACGGCGGCCGCGGCGACGACACCATCTATGGTAATGCCGGCGAAGACACCATCGACGGCGGCATCGGCGACGACAAACTCTACGGTGGTGCCGACCGCGACAACATCTTCGGCGGAATCGGTAACGATTACATCGACGGCGGTACCGGCAACGACTTGATGAGAGGCCAGGCAGGTGATGATACTTATTTCTTCACCAAAGGTTACGGACACGATGTTATCCGCGATACCGAAGGCAACAATATCGTTAAGCTCGGCGGCGTCGCTTTCAAAGATGTCGATTTGAAAGAAGAAAACGGCAATTGGGTGCTCACACTCAAAGAAACCGGCGATACCTTGACCATTGAAGGCCAATCTCAAGCCGGCGAATCAGTTGCTTACTTCTATTTCTCCGACGTCTCCTATGCCGCACAGGGTTTGTGGAACGATGTAAACGCAACCGATTTACTGGAAACCAACACTTCGTTAGACAGCGCGCTCGACAGCATTGTGCCTGCGCCCACAGCAGTCGGCTCGGTAGGTGTAACAGCAGAAAAAGCTGTGTACTCAAACACCAACGCCACCGTTTACAACGATGACAACACCAACACCGCTGCTGTAATCTAA
- the nhaC gene encoding Na+/H+ antiporter NhaC, whose translation MKKPLLNISPREALPVCALIIATMGVTMIGFEWVPHLSVILVLCGLLAMGKWKGLSFKDMQEGMASGVMSGIGAIYLFFFIGLLVSAMMMSGSIPTLMYYGFDLISPSIFYLSVFVLTSIVGISIGSSLTTCATLGVAFIGMGSAFGANPAIVAGAVVSGAFFGDKMSPLSDTTSIAASIVGIDLFEHIRNMMFTTVPAWILTAAILWMLSGDIAQADLSGVQTFRTHLENTGLIHGYALLPFAVLLALVLKKVNAIYAIITTIIVSLMITYIHSSPGIGELGGYFFGGYKPAEGSDLGEVGKLVSRGGINSMFFTQTIVILALSLGGLLNTLGILPALLSAISHLLVNAGRATFSVAATSLGVNVLIGEQYLSLLLAGNTFKPVYERLGLHPRNIARTVEDAGTVINPLVPWSVCGVFISNVLGVPVLDYLPYAFFCYLCLLLTLMFGFTGFTLSKADK comes from the coding sequence ATGAAAAAACCTCTATTAAATATAAGCCCGCGCGAGGCCTTGCCGGTCTGCGCCTTGATTATCGCCACCATGGGCGTAACCATGATCGGTTTCGAATGGGTGCCGCATTTGTCTGTGATATTGGTATTGTGCGGGCTTTTGGCGATGGGCAAATGGAAAGGTTTGTCGTTTAAAGATATGCAGGAAGGCATGGCTTCGGGCGTAATGTCGGGCATCGGTGCCATTTATCTGTTTTTCTTCATTGGTCTTTTGGTATCGGCCATGATGATGTCGGGGTCGATTCCCACATTGATGTATTACGGCTTCGACTTGATTTCGCCGAGCATCTTTTATCTTTCCGTATTTGTGCTGACTTCGATTGTCGGTATTTCCATCGGCAGCAGCTTAACCACCTGCGCCACGCTGGGCGTTGCCTTTATCGGCATGGGCAGCGCATTCGGAGCGAACCCCGCCATTGTTGCGGGTGCGGTGGTATCCGGCGCATTTTTCGGCGACAAAATGTCACCGCTTTCCGACACCACCAGTATTGCCGCCTCTATCGTCGGCATCGATTTATTCGAGCACATCCGCAATATGATGTTCACCACCGTGCCGGCTTGGATTCTCACCGCCGCTATTCTGTGGATGCTCTCCGGCGATATCGCCCAAGCCGACTTATCCGGCGTACAAACCTTCCGCACCCACCTTGAAAACACCGGCCTGATTCACGGCTACGCCCTGCTGCCTTTCGCGGTATTGCTGGCTTTGGTGCTGAAAAAAGTCAACGCTATTTACGCCATCATTACCACCATCATCGTGTCGCTCATGATTACCTACATCCACAGCAGCCCCGGCATCGGCGAGCTGGGGGGTTACTTCTTCGGCGGCTACAAGCCTGCCGAAGGCTCGGATTTGGGCGAAGTGGGCAAATTGGTTTCGCGCGGCGGCATCAACAGCATGTTTTTCACCCAAACCATCGTTATTCTCGCCCTCAGCCTCGGAGGCTTGCTCAACACTTTAGGTATCTTGCCTGCATTGCTGTCGGCAATCAGCCACTTGCTCGTTAATGCCGGCAGAGCCACCTTTTCCGTGGCCGCCACTTCTTTGGGCGTAAACGTGTTGATCGGCGAACAATATCTCAGCCTGCTGCTGGCCGGAAACACCTTCAAGCCCGTTTACGAACGGCTCGGCCTGCATCCGCGCAATATTGCGCGCACGGTCGAAGATGCCGGCACCGTGATCAATCCGCTCGTTCCTTGGAGCGTGTGCGGCGTATTCATCAGCAATGTTTTGGGCGTGCCCGTTCTCGATTATCTGCCCTATGCTTTCTTCTGCTATCTGTGCCTGCTGCTTACCCTGATGTTCGGCTTTACCGGTTTCACGCTCAGCAAAGCAGACAAATAA
- a CDS encoding SIMPL domain-containing protein (The SIMPL domain is named for its presence in mouse protein SIMPL (signalling molecule that associates with mouse pelle-like kinase). Bacterial member BP26, from Brucella, was shown to assemble into a channel-like structure, while YggE from E. coli has been associated with resistance to oxidative stress.) codes for MLKPVALFAALLAAALPVSAETLHYNVVEFSESASIEVLRDTAIARLSVHEEGKNQEEVSANFIKKLNHVTRKATSNEFKTELLHRSASPRYEFSDKGKQTQTGWEEQAVLQVESKNFEAVNKLIAETRSEANLDSLTFRVSKQSREDTVDEVSKAALKRFRDRADSLTKNMGFRNYKIVRLDFGQIGNSSVSSAPAQVMRAKAMSAEAAPAVPEQTAPGTEEISITVRGTIQM; via the coding sequence ATGTTGAAGCCCGTTGCATTGTTTGCCGCCTTGTTGGCCGCCGCATTGCCTGTTTCCGCAGAAACACTCCACTACAATGTTGTTGAATTCTCCGAGAGTGCCAGTATCGAAGTGCTGCGCGATACGGCAATCGCCCGCTTGAGTGTGCATGAAGAAGGCAAGAATCAGGAAGAAGTCAGCGCCAATTTTATCAAAAAGCTCAATCATGTTACCCGTAAGGCAACATCGAATGAGTTCAAAACCGAATTGCTGCACCGCAGTGCTTCTCCCCGCTACGAATTTTCCGATAAGGGTAAGCAAACCCAAACAGGTTGGGAAGAGCAGGCCGTATTGCAGGTGGAAAGTAAAAATTTTGAAGCCGTTAACAAGCTGATTGCCGAAACGCGCAGCGAGGCCAATCTGGACAGCCTGACTTTCAGGGTGTCGAAACAAAGCCGTGAAGATACGGTGGACGAAGTCAGCAAGGCTGCGCTGAAGCGTTTCAGAGACCGTGCCGATTCGTTAACCAAAAATATGGGATTCCGCAATTACAAAATCGTGCGTTTGGATTTCGGACAAATCGGCAACAGCTCTGTGAGCAGCGCACCCGCGCAAGTGATGCGGGCTAAAGCCATGTCTGCCGAAGCTGCGCCGGCGGTGCCGGAGCAGACCGCACCGGGAACAGAAGAAATCAGCATTACCGTGCGCGGTACGATTCAAATGTAA
- a CDS encoding M48 family metallopeptidase, with protein MKSTFALRSGALLCAAVLAVSGCTSVADIAGYDSATLNEGAAKNYAQVMNQARSQRALDTSSKTAKRVHAVFNRLKPHAERANQTGVPFKWEMSVIRSNELNAWAMPGGKMAMYTGLVERLKLNDDEIAAVVGHEMTHALLEHSKKAIGQQVLTNIAVGVGGSVLAAKTGVSNDTVNLSSALLSEYGVNMPFSRSQEREADAGGVRLMAEAGYNPQAAITVWEKMEKVGGHSHGALATLASTHPSNKDRMEAIRKMLPEVMPIYERNKRSR; from the coding sequence ATGAAATCAACATTTGCCTTACGCAGCGGTGCTTTGCTGTGTGCAGCCGTATTGGCCGTTTCGGGGTGTACTTCTGTGGCGGATATCGCCGGTTACGACAGCGCAACCTTAAATGAAGGTGCGGCAAAAAACTACGCCCAAGTGATGAATCAGGCGCGTAGCCAGCGTGCTTTGGATACGTCTTCCAAAACGGCCAAGCGTGTTCATGCGGTATTCAACCGCTTGAAACCCCATGCGGAACGGGCGAACCAAACCGGCGTTCCCTTCAAATGGGAAATGAGCGTGATCCGCTCCAACGAGCTGAATGCTTGGGCAATGCCGGGCGGCAAAATGGCTATGTACACCGGTTTGGTTGAGCGTTTGAAACTGAACGACGATGAAATCGCTGCCGTGGTCGGCCATGAAATGACCCATGCCTTGTTGGAACACAGCAAGAAAGCCATCGGCCAGCAGGTTTTAACCAATATTGCCGTTGGTGTGGGCGGTTCGGTGTTGGCAGCCAAAACAGGGGTAAGCAACGATACGGTTAATCTTTCCTCTGCCTTGTTGAGCGAATACGGCGTGAATATGCCGTTTTCACGCAGCCAAGAGCGTGAAGCCGATGCCGGCGGCGTGCGTTTGATGGCGGAAGCGGGCTACAACCCGCAAGCGGCGATTACGGTATGGGAAAAAATGGAAAAAGTAGGCGGCCACAGCCACGGTGCTTTGGCAACTTTGGCCTCGACCCATCCGTCTAATAAAGACCGTATGGAAGCCATCCGCAAAATGTTGCCTGAAGTGATGCCGATTTACGAGCGCAATAAACGCAGCCGCTAA
- a CDS encoding S49 family peptidase: protein MQYRIPQEGQTPSEHTSPAATGANWEHKVMRDALMASYQEQRRNRFWRNIWRSVWTLMILSVAVHSCSDSDGTHQLMAAKSSEHTAVISLNGAIGGNYDEDQVAMLRDSLEAAYGNSGVKGIIIRANSPGGSPVVSNIAFNEIRRLKEEHKNIPLYVVTEDVCASGCYYIASAADKIYADPTSIVGSIGVIGGGFDLTGLMDKIGVKRRLKTAGSNKGMGDPFTPETPEQTRIWENMLADIHQEFIKAVKLGRGSRLKDKENPDVFSGRIYTGNEAKKIGLIDDYGSIYSVSRDVIKAPVLVDYTQEDNFRKLLSRSLRSETSALLESVGNRIW, encoded by the coding sequence ATGCAATACCGCATACCTCAAGAAGGCCAAACACCCTCAGAGCACACCTCCCCCGCCGCAACCGGCGCAAATTGGGAACATAAAGTGATGCGTGATGCCTTAATGGCCTCTTATCAAGAACAACGCCGCAACCGCTTTTGGCGCAATATCTGGCGTTCTGTTTGGACATTGATGATCTTATCGGTTGCCGTGCACTCTTGCAGCGATTCAGACGGCACACACCAGCTCATGGCCGCCAAATCCAGCGAACATACCGCCGTGATTTCACTCAACGGTGCAATCGGCGGCAATTACGACGAAGACCAAGTAGCCATGCTGAGAGACAGCCTCGAAGCCGCTTATGGCAATTCGGGCGTAAAAGGCATCATTATCCGGGCCAACAGCCCCGGCGGGTCGCCCGTAGTATCCAATATCGCCTTTAACGAAATCCGCCGCCTGAAAGAGGAGCACAAAAACATTCCGCTTTATGTGGTAACAGAAGATGTGTGTGCTTCCGGCTGCTACTACATCGCTTCGGCGGCCGATAAAATTTATGCCGACCCCACCAGCATTGTGGGCAGTATCGGCGTGATCGGGGGCGGCTTCGACCTCACCGGCCTGATGGACAAAATAGGTGTGAAACGCCGTTTGAAAACAGCCGGCAGCAACAAAGGCATGGGCGATCCTTTTACGCCTGAAACCCCCGAGCAAACCCGCATTTGGGAAAATATGCTGGCCGACATCCATCAAGAATTTATCAAAGCCGTGAAGCTGGGCAGGGGCAGCCGTCTGAAAGACAAAGAAAATCCCGATGTATTCAGCGGCAGAATCTACACAGGCAACGAAGCGAAAAAAATCGGCCTGATTGACGACTACGGCAGCATATACAGCGTGTCGCGCGATGTGATCAAAGCACCGGTACTGGTGGATTACACACAAGAAGACAACTTCAGAAAGTTACTCAGCCGCAGCCTGCGTTCGGAAACTTCGGCATTGCTCGAATCCGTCGGCAACCGTATTTGGTAA
- a CDS encoding capsule biosynthesis protein yields MGIIHTKSNLENLIFRNQRILLLQGPIGPFFKNFGDWLRLAHHKTVFKLNFNHGDEVYYPQNIHNTFAYRDTYQAFPNFLAGFISENQIDAVVCFGDTRPYHVTAKQVADKFGLSFWVFEEGYFRPFYVTLEQNGVNAFSTLPREASFFENKLASFTQQTYQAPPAVKGGFMPMARCAVRYYWASGSKRKLYPHYIHHRCSSISNYIRSWMISGIKRAAYAFKDRKFSEEVKDGKYGKFYILPLQVFNDSQVRVHSDFSSVRNFLLHVLASFATHAPKDINLIVKHHPMDRGFTDYRKTIDQFIRQHPKLEGRVFYVHDTPLPVFLRHGIGMVTLNSTSGISALIHNMPVKVLGRANYDIPGITFQGCLAEFWKRPTPPDPKLFHAYRMYHINITQINGNFYSTVNFPEIFDNTLPSIHTGEKATLSWPVPIYENLQISSPSPLHKTSSHYPEKKGLHNVSIRNIHSTSK; encoded by the coding sequence ATGGGAATCATCCACACCAAAAGCAATTTGGAAAATTTGATTTTCCGAAACCAGCGAATTTTATTATTGCAAGGCCCTATTGGACCTTTCTTTAAAAACTTTGGAGATTGGCTGCGTTTGGCTCACCATAAAACTGTGTTTAAACTCAATTTTAATCACGGTGATGAAGTTTATTACCCTCAAAATATCCACAATACATTTGCCTATCGGGATACCTATCAAGCATTTCCTAACTTTTTAGCTGGATTCATATCTGAAAATCAAATCGATGCCGTAGTATGCTTTGGTGACACGCGTCCTTATCATGTTACCGCCAAACAAGTAGCAGATAAGTTCGGACTTAGCTTTTGGGTTTTTGAAGAAGGTTATTTTCGCCCTTTCTACGTTACCTTAGAGCAAAACGGTGTTAATGCTTTTTCCACTCTACCTCGCGAAGCATCTTTCTTTGAGAATAAATTAGCCAGTTTTACCCAACAAACTTATCAGGCACCACCTGCTGTAAAAGGCGGATTTATGCCTATGGCTAGATGTGCTGTTCGCTATTATTGGGCTTCGGGAAGTAAACGCAAACTTTATCCGCACTACATCCACCACCGTTGCAGCAGTATTTCAAACTACATCCGTTCTTGGATGATTTCAGGTATAAAACGTGCAGCCTATGCATTCAAAGACCGTAAATTCAGCGAAGAGGTCAAGGATGGAAAGTACGGAAAATTTTATATTCTGCCACTACAGGTATTTAACGATAGTCAAGTACGCGTACACAGCGATTTTTCTTCCGTTCGCAATTTTTTGTTACATGTATTAGCTTCTTTCGCAACACATGCACCTAAGGATATCAATCTGATTGTCAAGCATCATCCCATGGACAGAGGGTTTACAGATTACCGAAAAACTATTGATCAATTTATCCGCCAACACCCCAAACTGGAAGGTCGTGTTTTTTATGTTCATGATACCCCTCTGCCCGTATTTTTACGACACGGTATCGGCATGGTCACGCTGAATAGTACCAGCGGCATTTCCGCATTAATTCACAATATGCCGGTAAAAGTGTTGGGGCGTGCAAATTACGATATTCCAGGCATAACATTTCAGGGGTGTCTAGCCGAATTTTGGAAACGACCAACGCCACCTGATCCGAAATTGTTTCACGCCTATCGGATGTACCACATAAACATCACTCAGATTAATGGTAATTTTTACAGCACGGTTAACTTTCCTGAAATTTTCGATAATACTCTTCCGAGTATCCACACCGGAGAAAAAGCTACGTTGTCTTGGCCTGTACCTATATATGAAAATTTGCAAATCTCCTCTCCTTCTCCGCTCCACAAGACTTCTTCTCATTATCCTGAGAAAAAAGGCCTACACAATGTTTCTATCCGCAACATTCACAGCACATCGAAATAG
- a CDS encoding capsular polysaccharide biosynthesis protein: protein MNTAFIFTKGIRAQGVRKLPYLTAFLPELAVTKDKAKAECIVDWGLLPTNKKARDYAAKHHLPFIALEDGFLRSLGLGVEGWPPYSVVFDDTGIYYDTTRPSRLEQLILNADTMPSEILDDAEKAIKLILDNKLSKYNHAPEYPANPNPRRPSEKKTVLVIDQTAGDMAVKYGSADENTFKHMFQTALSENPDAEIWVKTHPDVLSGKKRGYLTDISLQTGNVRVLAEDINPISLLEQADKVYCVTSQMGFEAMMMEKPVVTFGLPWYAGWGISDDRHPAVHELYAQNRRANRNMIRLFAAAYLQYSRYVNPNTGDTGTLFDVIDYLASARRLNEKLRGNLYCLGMTFWKRAVVKPFLNVPSCRPHFISSFGKLKSLTLPADAKILAWGADNEDVTAFARQHNLPLLRMEDGFVRSVGLGSNLVPPLSLVTDDMGIYFNPNTLSRLEHILQNQTFSQKDFQTASYLQRVLTESKISKYNVGKGRLNIPDTSRKVLLVPGQVEDDASIRYGSPEIRTNLGLLKKVRGLNPDAYIIYKPHPDVVSGNRVGAIPPEEASRYADQTVTECDIITCLKYAGEVHTMTSLSGFEALLRGKAVHCYGLPFYAGWGLTHDYLNLPRRTRKLALWELIAGTLIHYPDYINPETKYRTDVTTAINILTKQKTKLQHSDLLPQHIISKQWGKLKQIYSLLK, encoded by the coding sequence GTGAACACAGCGTTTATTTTCACTAAAGGCATCCGCGCCCAAGGCGTGCGCAAGCTGCCCTATCTTACAGCCTTTTTGCCCGAACTTGCCGTCACCAAAGACAAGGCGAAGGCAGAGTGCATAGTGGATTGGGGCTTACTGCCCACCAACAAAAAAGCCCGTGACTACGCCGCCAAACACCACCTTCCTTTTATCGCTTTGGAAGACGGCTTTCTGCGTTCACTGGGCTTGGGCGTAGAAGGCTGGCCGCCCTATTCCGTAGTCTTCGACGATACCGGTATTTATTACGACACCACCCGCCCTTCGCGTTTGGAACAGCTGATTCTCAATGCAGATACCATGCCGTCTGAAATATTGGACGATGCAGAAAAAGCCATCAAGCTTATTCTTGACAACAAACTGTCCAAATACAACCACGCACCAGAATATCCCGCCAATCCGAATCCCCGAAGGCCGTCTGAAAAAAAGACCGTCTTGGTGATTGATCAAACCGCGGGCGATATGGCCGTCAAATACGGCAGTGCCGATGAAAACACCTTCAAGCATATGTTTCAGACGGCCTTGTCCGAAAACCCCGATGCGGAAATCTGGGTAAAAACCCACCCCGACGTACTAAGCGGTAAAAAGCGCGGTTATTTAACCGATATTTCCCTGCAGACCGGCAACGTCCGTGTGCTGGCGGAAGACATCAATCCCATTTCATTATTGGAGCAGGCAGACAAAGTTTATTGCGTAACTTCGCAAATGGGTTTTGAAGCCATGATGATGGAAAAACCCGTCGTAACCTTCGGCCTGCCCTGGTATGCAGGCTGGGGCATTTCCGACGACCGCCATCCCGCCGTACACGAACTGTATGCGCAAAACCGGCGGGCAAACCGCAACATGATCCGGCTTTTTGCCGCCGCCTATCTCCAGTACAGCCGCTATGTCAATCCGAATACCGGCGATACCGGTACATTGTTCGACGTTATCGACTATCTAGCTTCGGCCCGCCGCCTAAACGAGAAACTCCGCGGCAATCTTTACTGCCTCGGCATGACTTTTTGGAAACGTGCGGTAGTCAAACCCTTTTTAAACGTACCCTCCTGCCGACCGCATTTCATTTCATCGTTCGGCAAACTCAAATCACTCACATTGCCCGCCGATGCGAAAATTTTGGCATGGGGTGCAGACAATGAAGATGTGACCGCTTTCGCCCGCCAACACAACCTGCCCCTGCTGCGTATGGAAGACGGCTTTGTCCGTTCCGTCGGTTTAGGCTCCAATCTCGTGCCGCCCCTGTCGCTGGTTACCGACGATATGGGTATCTATTTCAACCCGAACACCCTTTCGCGTTTGGAACATATCCTGCAAAATCAAACCTTTTCCCAAAAAGATTTTCAGACGGCCTCCTATCTGCAACGTGTATTAACCGAGTCTAAAATCAGCAAATATAACGTCGGTAAAGGCCGGCTCAACATTCCCGACACTTCCCGCAAAGTGCTGCTGGTTCCCGGTCAGGTAGAAGACGATGCTTCCATCCGCTACGGCTCACCCGAAATCCGCACTAACTTGGGTTTATTGAAAAAAGTACGCGGGCTGAATCCCGATGCCTACATCATCTACAAACCCCACCCCGATGTTGTGAGCGGCAACCGTGTCGGCGCCATTCCGCCGGAAGAAGCATCACGCTATGCCGACCAAACCGTTACCGAGTGCGACATCATCACTTGCTTAAAGTATGCCGGCGAAGTGCATACCATGACTTCCCTGTCCGGATTTGAAGCCTTATTGCGGGGTAAAGCCGTACATTGTTACGGACTACCGTTTTATGCTGGCTGGGGATTGACTCACGATTATCTGAACCTTCCTCGCCGCACGCGGAAGTTAGCATTATGGGAACTGATTGCGGGCACATTGATACATTACCCTGACTATATCAATCCCGAAACTAAATACCGCACCGACGTTACAACGGCCATCAACATTTTGACTAAACAGAAAACAAAATTACAACACAGTGATTTGCTGCCCCAGCACATTATTAGCAAGCAATGGGGAAAATTGAAGCAAATTTATTCACTATTAAAATAA
- the galE gene encoding UDP-glucose 4-epimerase GalE, with amino-acid sequence MTILITGGTGFIGSHTALSLLKAHYEVVILDNLCNSSAKILPRLKRISGQNVTFYEGDIRDRKLLREIFAAHGINTVMHFAGLKSVGESNTNPLKYYENNVVGSLILTEEMASAGIFNMVFSSSATVYGDPLRTPITEDMPTGDTTNPYGTSKYMVERILSDIQKSDPRWSMVLLRYFNPIGAHESGLIGEQPNGIPNNLLPYICQVAAGKLPYLSIFGNDYPTSDGTGVRDYIHVVDLAEGHLKAMEAKNNCPGIHIFNLGTGNGYSVLEVLHAFEQASGLNVPYQINPRRPGDIAVCFADPSHTTREIGWQAQRDLSAMMSDAWRWQSLNPNGYE; translated from the coding sequence ATGACAATACTGATTACAGGGGGAACGGGCTTTATAGGCTCACATACAGCCTTATCACTATTAAAAGCACATTACGAAGTTGTTATTTTGGATAACCTGTGCAATTCATCAGCAAAAATTCTACCGCGGCTCAAACGTATTTCAGGACAAAACGTTACTTTTTATGAAGGAGATATCCGCGACCGCAAACTGCTGCGTGAAATTTTTGCAGCACACGGCATAAATACCGTCATGCACTTTGCCGGCCTGAAATCAGTAGGCGAAAGCAACACAAATCCGCTCAAGTATTATGAAAACAATGTCGTCGGCAGCCTGATTCTTACTGAAGAAATGGCCTCGGCAGGCATTTTCAACATGGTATTCAGCTCTTCAGCCACTGTTTACGGCGACCCTTTACGCACACCGATTACTGAAGATATGCCTACCGGAGATACCACAAACCCTTACGGCACTTCCAAATATATGGTTGAGCGTATTCTTTCTGATATCCAGAAATCAGATCCCCGCTGGAGTATGGTACTTTTGCGTTATTTCAATCCCATAGGTGCTCATGAAAGCGGGCTTATCGGCGAACAGCCCAACGGCATCCCCAATAATCTGCTGCCTTACATCTGCCAAGTGGCTGCCGGCAAACTGCCTTATTTATCCATTTTCGGCAACGATTATCCAACTTCAGACGGCACGGGCGTACGTGACTATATCCATGTTGTAGATTTAGCAGAAGGCCATCTGAAAGCTATGGAAGCTAAAAACAACTGCCCGGGTATCCATATCTTTAACTTGGGCACAGGTAACGGCTATTCCGTATTAGAAGTTCTCCATGCTTTCGAACAAGCTTCCGGTTTAAACGTACCTTATCAAATTAATCCCCGCCGCCCCGGTGATATTGCCGTCTGCTTTGCCGACCCTTCCCATACCACCCGGGAAATCGGCTGGCAGGCACAACGCGATTTAAGCGCAATGATGTCTGATGCCTGGCGTTGGCAATCCCTCAACCCCAACGGCTATGAATAA